The Salvelinus namaycush isolate Seneca chromosome 1, SaNama_1.0, whole genome shotgun sequence genome has a window encoding:
- the fbxo3 gene encoding F-box only protein 3 isoform X1, whose product MAASMELSLNNLPSDPLLLMLSFLDFRDLISCSFVSRRLNELSGHNPLWKGLCLKHWLLTESDKIQKVQTWKELFREFYTDLGRYIDHYGTLKKAWDDLKRYLDQQCPRMIASLKEGAKEEELDGIEAQICCKLSNDYRCSYRIHNGQKLVVPGLMGSMALSNHYRSEDLLDIETAAGGFQQRKGMRQCLPLTFCFHTGLSQYMALEGTEGRSRSEIFYHCPDQMAQDPSAIDMFITGSSFTEWFTSYVHNVVTGEYPIIRDQIFRYVHDKQCVATTGDITVSVSTSFLPELSSVHPPHFFFTYRIRIEMAKDALPENACQLDSRYWKITNANGNVEEVRGPGVVGEFPVMTPGKVHEYASCTTFSTTSEYMEGHYTFHRLKNKEEIFDVCIPRFHMVCPPFRESIVRSQGLARDVSSASFNEDNSSDTDDHNEGELRGINMAAPGGRCPRHI is encoded by the exons TTGCAGTTTTGTGAGTAGACGACTCAACGAGCTTTCCGGTCACAACCCATTATGGAAAGGCCTCTGTTTGAAACATTGGCTCTTAACTGA GTCAGACAAAATTCAGAAGGTTCAAACCTGGAAGGAACTCTTCCGAGAGTTCTATACTGACTTGGGTCGTTACATTGATCACTATGGCACCCTGAAGAAAGCCTGGGATGACCTGAAGAGATACCTTGACCAGCAGTGCCCCAGGATGATTGCCTCGCTCAAAG AGGGAGCAAAGGAGGAAGAGCTGGATGGCATTGAGGCCCAGATTTGTTGCAAGCTTTCAAATGACTACCGGTGTTCATACCGGATACACAATGGGCAGAAGCTTGTCGTTCCTGG GTTAATGGGAAGCATGGCCCTGTCTAACCACTACCGCTCAGAGGACCTGCTGGATATTGAAACGGCAGCAGGTGGCTTTCAGCAGCGCAAGGGCATGAGGCAGTGTTTGCCCCTCACCTTCTGCTTCCACACAGGCCTCAGCCAATACATGGCCCTTGAGGGCACTGAGGGCCGCAGCCGCAGCGAGATCTTCTACCACTGCCCG GATCAAATGGCACAAGATCCATCTGCAATTGACATGTTCATCACAG GGTCCAGCTTTACTGAGTGGTTTACCTCATACGTCCATAATGTGGTAACAGGAGAATACCCCATCATCCGGGATCAGATCTTCAG GTACGTTCATGATAAGCAGTGTGTTGCCACCACGGGGGATATTACTGTTTCAGTGTCTACCTCATTCTTACCGGAGCTCAGCTCAGTGCATCCTCCACATTTCTTCTTCACCTATCGGATCAG GATTGAAATGGCAAAGGATGCCCTCCCTGAGAATGCTTGCCAACTGGACAGTCGTTATTGGAAGATCACCAATGCTAATGGGAACGTGGAGGAGGTCCGTGGGCCAGGCGTTGTTG GAGAGTTCCCGGTGATGACTCCGGGTAAAGTACATGAGTACGCCAGCTGCACGACCTTCTCTACTACCTCAGAGTACATGGAAGGCCACTACACCTTCCACCGCCTCAAGAACAAAGAGGAGATCTTCGACGTCTGCATCCCCCGCTTTCACATGGTTTGCCCTCCGTTCCGTGAGTCAATTGTACGGTCG CAGGGATTGGCAAGGGATGTTTCAAGTGCATCTTTTAACGAAGACAACTCGTCAGACACCGATGACCATAATGAGGGTGAGCTTCGAGGCATTAATATGGCAGCCCCAGGGGGACGATGCCCACGCCACATCTGA
- the fbxo3 gene encoding F-box only protein 3 isoform X2: MAASMELSLNNLPSDPLLLMLSFLDFRDLISCSFVSRRLNELSGHNPLWKGLCLKHWLLTESDKIQKVQTWKELFREFYTDLGRYIDHYGTLKKAWDDLKRYLDQQCPRMIASLKEGAKEEELDGIEAQICCKLSNDYRCSYRIHNGQKLVVPGLMGSMALSNHYRSEDLLDIETAAGGFQQRKGMRQCLPLTFCFHTGLSQYMALEGTEGRSRSEIFYHCPDQMAQDPSAIDMFITGSSFTEWFTSYVHNVVTGEYPIIRDQIFRYVHDKQCVATTGDITVSVSTSFLPELSSVHPPHFFFTYRIRIEMAKDALPENACQLDSRYWKITNANGNVEEVRGPGVVGEFPVMTPGKVHEYASCTTFSTTSEYMEGHYTFHRLKNKEEIFDVCIPRFHMVCPPFRESIVRSGLARDVSSASFNEDNSSDTDDHNEGELRGINMAAPGGRCPRHI, translated from the exons TTGCAGTTTTGTGAGTAGACGACTCAACGAGCTTTCCGGTCACAACCCATTATGGAAAGGCCTCTGTTTGAAACATTGGCTCTTAACTGA GTCAGACAAAATTCAGAAGGTTCAAACCTGGAAGGAACTCTTCCGAGAGTTCTATACTGACTTGGGTCGTTACATTGATCACTATGGCACCCTGAAGAAAGCCTGGGATGACCTGAAGAGATACCTTGACCAGCAGTGCCCCAGGATGATTGCCTCGCTCAAAG AGGGAGCAAAGGAGGAAGAGCTGGATGGCATTGAGGCCCAGATTTGTTGCAAGCTTTCAAATGACTACCGGTGTTCATACCGGATACACAATGGGCAGAAGCTTGTCGTTCCTGG GTTAATGGGAAGCATGGCCCTGTCTAACCACTACCGCTCAGAGGACCTGCTGGATATTGAAACGGCAGCAGGTGGCTTTCAGCAGCGCAAGGGCATGAGGCAGTGTTTGCCCCTCACCTTCTGCTTCCACACAGGCCTCAGCCAATACATGGCCCTTGAGGGCACTGAGGGCCGCAGCCGCAGCGAGATCTTCTACCACTGCCCG GATCAAATGGCACAAGATCCATCTGCAATTGACATGTTCATCACAG GGTCCAGCTTTACTGAGTGGTTTACCTCATACGTCCATAATGTGGTAACAGGAGAATACCCCATCATCCGGGATCAGATCTTCAG GTACGTTCATGATAAGCAGTGTGTTGCCACCACGGGGGATATTACTGTTTCAGTGTCTACCTCATTCTTACCGGAGCTCAGCTCAGTGCATCCTCCACATTTCTTCTTCACCTATCGGATCAG GATTGAAATGGCAAAGGATGCCCTCCCTGAGAATGCTTGCCAACTGGACAGTCGTTATTGGAAGATCACCAATGCTAATGGGAACGTGGAGGAGGTCCGTGGGCCAGGCGTTGTTG GAGAGTTCCCGGTGATGACTCCGGGTAAAGTACATGAGTACGCCAGCTGCACGACCTTCTCTACTACCTCAGAGTACATGGAAGGCCACTACACCTTCCACCGCCTCAAGAACAAAGAGGAGATCTTCGACGTCTGCATCCCCCGCTTTCACATGGTTTGCCCTCCGTTCCGTGAGTCAATTGTACGGTCG GGATTGGCAAGGGATGTTTCAAGTGCATCTTTTAACGAAGACAACTCGTCAGACACCGATGACCATAATGAGGGTGAGCTTCGAGGCATTAATATGGCAGCCCCAGGGGGACGATGCCCACGCCACATCTGA
- the LOC120055846 gene encoding CD59 glycoprotein, with the protein MNNYSGICLVFFFAIFGLGSAILCVKCKDYTGSCTKTQDCSYDDACLTLTERGGQTYRQCIKYSDCDYNRLAQMFPAVPNFSYKCCTGDLCNGAASIGTGKPLLGLLASLAVMWWCMH; encoded by the exons ATGAACAATTATTCTGGAATATGCTTAGTGTTCTTTTTTGCAATATTTGGATTGG GCTCTGCCATCCTCTGTGTCAAATGCAAGGATTACACAGGGAGCTGCACAAAAACACAGGACTGTAGTTATGATGATGCCTGCCTGACACTGACTGAGAGAG GGGGACAGACGTATCGGCAGTGCATCAAGTACTCTGACTGCGACTACAATCGACTGGCCCAGATGTTCCCAGCTGTACCAAACTTCTCCTACAAATGTTGCACCGGTGATCTATGCAACGGAGCCGCATCCATTGGTACTGGCAAGCCCTTGCTGGGCCTTCTTGCCTCATTGGCAGTGATGTGGTGGTGTATGCACTAA
- the aplnr2 gene encoding apelin receptor 2, which produces MSDSELLPSASPSPPPFHQCDYREWRPTWVIIPSVYLLVFVLGSLGNGLVLWSYLDRPEGKPAGVGTCTHRRLQQSGRISTPKLPDSSRSLTDSLIASLAAADLAFVVTLPLWAAHTALDYHWPFGKPLCQVSSYLVALNMYASVFSLTVLSMERYWVIAGRRRSSRAQGSGVCRAAWVVGSVWVVAGILALPALLLRTVREVDVGGQYEEDWQTAEEEEHSDHDHMPMFISSCMMDYSGLISAELEEDDREQAELLWTAALGLKSTLVGFLLPLIILLICYCSLGRLLSRHFGQGPRPDRQRQRRLLRIIITLVLAFFLCWLPFHANKTLSMLVDLELLPYSCPFDRTLVAAHPYATCLGYVNSCLNPLLYACCDMAFRKRCRALLQWLWCRGRCGSPMTVDDDDNREQASRSSAIPSGTRKETGDGIEGKDDVRHGRD; this is translated from the coding sequence ATGTCGGACTCTGAGCTGCTGCCCTCAGCATCCCCCTCTCCGCCCCCGTTTCACCAGTGCGACTACAGAGAATGGAGACCCACATGGGTAATCATACCCTCAGTCTATCTCCTGGTATTTGTTTTGGGCTCCCTGGGAAATGGGCTTGTCCTCTGGTCATACCTGGATCGACCTGAGGGTAAACCAGCCGGCGTGGGGACCTGCACCCATCGGCGTCTTCAGCAATCTGGAAGGATTTCTACCCCCAAGTTGCCTGACTCCTCTCGTTCCCTTACTGACTCACTCATTGCCAGCCTGGCAGCAGCAGACCTGGCTTTTGTGGTAACCCTGCCCTTATGGGCAGCCCACACAGCGCTAGACTACCACTGGCCCTTTGGCAAGCCTCTTTGCCAAGTCAGCAGCTATTTAGTGGCCCTCAACATGTATGCCAGTGTGTTCTCCCTCACGGTCCTGAGCATGGAGCGTTACTGGGTTATTGCTGGCCGACGGCGGTCCAGTAGGGCCCAGGGGAGTGGAGTCTGCCGAGCTGCTTGGGTAGTGGGGAGCGTTTGGGTGGTGGCAGGTATCCTTGCTCTTCCTGCGCTGCTACTGAGGACTGTAAGGGAGGTGGATGTAGGGGGTCAGTATGAAGAAGACTGGCAGACAGCTGAGGAAGAGGAACACTCGGATCATGATCACATGCCCATGTTCATATCTTCCTGTATGATGGACTACTCTGGTCTGATCTCAGCAGAgctggaggaagatgacagggAGCAGGCAGAGCTACTGTGGACAGCGGCTCTAGGACTTAAATCCACCTTGGTTGGCTTTCTGTTGCCTCTGATCATCTTATTGATATGCTACTGCTCCCTAGGCCGCCTCCTCAGCCGCCATTTTGGACAGGGTCCTCGCCCCGACCGCCAACGCCAACGCCGCCTTTTGCGAATTATCATCACCTTAGTGCTAGCCTTCTTCCTCTGCTGGCTTCCCTTTCATGCCAACAAAACACTTTCCATGCTCGTGGATTTAGAGCTGCTGCCCTACTCCTGCCCATTTGACCGGACTCTGGTTGCAGCTCACCCCTATGCTACCTGTCTAGGGTATGTCAATAGTTGCCTCAACCCCCTTCTATATGCTTGTTGTGATATGGCCTTTCGGAAGCGCTGCCGGGCCTTACTGCAGTGGTTGTGGTGCAGGGGTAGGTGTGGGAGTCCAATGACAGTAGATGATGATGACAATAGGGAACAGGCCAGCCGGAGTTCTGCAATTCCTTCTGGAACACGCAAGGAAACAGGAGATGGAATTGAGGGGAAGGATGACGTGAGACATGGCAGAGACTGA
- the psmc3 gene encoding 26S proteasome regulatory subunit 6A isoform X2, whose amino-acid sequence MASLNDRSVWDEDGIGEEVLKMSTEEIVQRTRLLDSEIKIMKSEVLRVTHELQAMKDKIKENTEKIKVNKTLPYLVSNVIELLDVDPNDQEEDGANIDLDSQRKGKCAVIKTSTRQTYFLPVIGLVDAEKLKPGDLVGVNKDSYLILETLPTEYDSRVKAMEVDERPTEQYSDIGGLDKQIQELVEAIVLPMNHKEKFENLGIQPPKGVLMYGPPGTGKTLLARACAAQTKATFLKLAGPQLVQMFIGDGAKLVRDAFALAKEKAPSIIFIDELDAIGTKRFDSEKAGDREVQRTMLELLNQLDGFQPNMQVKVIAATNRVDILDPALLRSGRLDRKIEFPMPNEEARARIMQIHSRKMNVSPDVNYEELARCTDDFNGAQCKAVCVEAGMIALRRGATELNHEDYMEGILEVQAKKKANLQYYA is encoded by the exons ATGGCGTCGTTGAATGACAGATCAGTTTGGGATGAG GATGGGATCGGCGAAGAAGTCCTCAAAATGTCCACCGAAGAGATCGTTCAGCGGACACGTCTTCTGGACAGTGAAATAAAG ATCATGAAGAGTGAGGTATTGAGGGTAACCCATGAGCTGCAGGCCATGAAGGACAAAATCAAAGAAAACACAGAGAAGATCAAAGTGAACAAGACCCTGCCGTACCTGGTCTCCAATGTCATCGAG CTTCTGGATGTGGACCCAAATGACCAGGAGGAGGATGGAGCAAACATTGATTTAGATTCCCAGAGGAAGGGCAAATGTGCTGTCATCAAAACATCTACAAGACAG ACATACTTCCTCCCGGTCATTGGCTTGGTGGATGCAGAGAAACTGAAGCCGGGAGACCTCGTG GGGGTAAACAAGGACTCATACTTGATCCTGGAAACCCTGCCCACGGAGTATGACTCCAGAGTCAAAGCCATGGAGGTGGACGAGCGCCCCACTGAGCAGTACAGTGACATTGGTGGATTAGACAAACAGATCCAGGAG CTGGTGGAAGCAATCGTTCTGCCCATGAACCACAAGGAGAAGTTTGAGAACCTGGGTATTCAGCCACCTAAGGGGGTTTTGATGTATGGCCCCCCAGGCACAGGGAAAACCCTACTGGCTAGGGCCTGTGCTGCCCAGACCAAG GCCACATTTCTCAAGCTGGCTGGCCCACAGCTGGTCCAGATGTTCATTGGTGATGGTGCCAAGCTGGTCCGAGACGCCTTTGCCCTGGCCAAGGAGAAGGCCCCCTCTATCATCTTCATAGATGAGCTGGACGCCATTGGAACCAAACG GTTTGACAGTGAGAAAGCAGGTGACAGGGAGGTTCAGAGAACTATGCTTGAGCTCCTCAACCAGCTGGATGGGTTCCAGCCCAACATGCAAGTTAAG GTTATCGCTGCCACTAACAGGGTGGATATCCTAGATCCCGCACTGCTGCGTTCTGGACGTCTGGACCGTAAGATTGAGTTCCCAATGCCCAATGAGGAAGCACGAGCCCGCATCATGCAGATTCACTCACGCAAGATGAACGTCAG CCCCGATGTCAACTACGAGGAGCTGGCCAGGTGCACTGATGATTTCAATGGTGCCCAGTGCAAAGCAGTGTGTGTGGAGGCG GGTATGATCGCCCTTCGCAGGGGGGCAACTGAGCTCAATCATGAGGACTACATGGAAGGCATCTTAGAAGTACAGGCCAAGAAGAAGGCCAACCTGCAGTACTACGCCTAA
- the psmc3 gene encoding 26S proteasome regulatory subunit 6A isoform X1 — protein sequence MASLNDRSVWDEVEDGIGEEVLKMSTEEIVQRTRLLDSEIKIMKSEVLRVTHELQAMKDKIKENTEKIKVNKTLPYLVSNVIELLDVDPNDQEEDGANIDLDSQRKGKCAVIKTSTRQTYFLPVIGLVDAEKLKPGDLVGVNKDSYLILETLPTEYDSRVKAMEVDERPTEQYSDIGGLDKQIQELVEAIVLPMNHKEKFENLGIQPPKGVLMYGPPGTGKTLLARACAAQTKATFLKLAGPQLVQMFIGDGAKLVRDAFALAKEKAPSIIFIDELDAIGTKRFDSEKAGDREVQRTMLELLNQLDGFQPNMQVKVIAATNRVDILDPALLRSGRLDRKIEFPMPNEEARARIMQIHSRKMNVSPDVNYEELARCTDDFNGAQCKAVCVEAGMIALRRGATELNHEDYMEGILEVQAKKKANLQYYA from the exons ATGGCGTCGTTGAATGACAGATCAGTTTGGGATGAGGTGGAG GATGGGATCGGCGAAGAAGTCCTCAAAATGTCCACCGAAGAGATCGTTCAGCGGACACGTCTTCTGGACAGTGAAATAAAG ATCATGAAGAGTGAGGTATTGAGGGTAACCCATGAGCTGCAGGCCATGAAGGACAAAATCAAAGAAAACACAGAGAAGATCAAAGTGAACAAGACCCTGCCGTACCTGGTCTCCAATGTCATCGAG CTTCTGGATGTGGACCCAAATGACCAGGAGGAGGATGGAGCAAACATTGATTTAGATTCCCAGAGGAAGGGCAAATGTGCTGTCATCAAAACATCTACAAGACAG ACATACTTCCTCCCGGTCATTGGCTTGGTGGATGCAGAGAAACTGAAGCCGGGAGACCTCGTG GGGGTAAACAAGGACTCATACTTGATCCTGGAAACCCTGCCCACGGAGTATGACTCCAGAGTCAAAGCCATGGAGGTGGACGAGCGCCCCACTGAGCAGTACAGTGACATTGGTGGATTAGACAAACAGATCCAGGAG CTGGTGGAAGCAATCGTTCTGCCCATGAACCACAAGGAGAAGTTTGAGAACCTGGGTATTCAGCCACCTAAGGGGGTTTTGATGTATGGCCCCCCAGGCACAGGGAAAACCCTACTGGCTAGGGCCTGTGCTGCCCAGACCAAG GCCACATTTCTCAAGCTGGCTGGCCCACAGCTGGTCCAGATGTTCATTGGTGATGGTGCCAAGCTGGTCCGAGACGCCTTTGCCCTGGCCAAGGAGAAGGCCCCCTCTATCATCTTCATAGATGAGCTGGACGCCATTGGAACCAAACG GTTTGACAGTGAGAAAGCAGGTGACAGGGAGGTTCAGAGAACTATGCTTGAGCTCCTCAACCAGCTGGATGGGTTCCAGCCCAACATGCAAGTTAAG GTTATCGCTGCCACTAACAGGGTGGATATCCTAGATCCCGCACTGCTGCGTTCTGGACGTCTGGACCGTAAGATTGAGTTCCCAATGCCCAATGAGGAAGCACGAGCCCGCATCATGCAGATTCACTCACGCAAGATGAACGTCAG CCCCGATGTCAACTACGAGGAGCTGGCCAGGTGCACTGATGATTTCAATGGTGCCCAGTGCAAAGCAGTGTGTGTGGAGGCG GGTATGATCGCCCTTCGCAGGGGGGCAACTGAGCTCAATCATGAGGACTACATGGAAGGCATCTTAGAAGTACAGGCCAAGAAGAAGGCCAACCTGCAGTACTACGCCTAA